One stretch of Yersinia bercovieri ATCC 43970 DNA includes these proteins:
- a CDS encoding TraV family lipoprotein, with the protein MKLIKIAIILPVLILSGCGILPYHNDFACKLEDGYGKCISSADAYDEAVTGINKGKEITDSGVKDDPKASAAKAATGATAANSSVAYDKYRDRVYQQLTQLIAQPQTPVVKPAKVVRTLIMSYSPSMDGSVAYMPRYVFSMLEGSQFVLTGYQLQADAQSPEFLMGAK; encoded by the coding sequence ATGAAACTCATTAAGATCGCAATTATTCTTCCTGTATTGATTTTATCTGGATGCGGTATTCTTCCTTATCACAATGATTTCGCCTGTAAATTAGAAGATGGATATGGGAAATGTATTTCCTCAGCTGACGCATATGATGAGGCGGTTACGGGTATTAATAAAGGCAAGGAAATCACAGACAGTGGAGTAAAGGATGACCCAAAGGCATCTGCCGCTAAAGCGGCTACCGGTGCTACTGCCGCCAATAGCTCTGTGGCCTATGACAAATATCGTGACCGTGTTTATCAGCAACTCACACAATTAATTGCGCAGCCACAAACACCGGTAGTGAAGCCAGCTAAAGTGGTCAGAACTTTAATTATGTCTTACTCCCCGAGCATGGACGGTTCTGTTGCCTATATGCCTCGCTATGTTTTCTCTATGCTTGAGGGTTCTCAGTTTGTCCTCACTGGCTATCAATTACAAGCAGACGCTCAATCACCCGAGTTCTTAATGGGGGCGAAATAA
- a CDS encoding sex pilus assembly and synthesis protein: MSIGNFKFKRNNERTRQRGIAINESQRDEADKKKTKFILYAILVLTALTYYEVSNSADNAKIVIAPFASVDSGDFWVTGTTASESYVNRMAKLVTAYYGTVSPTTVKNSNASLLAMVHPTRSEAMRKKFNEREKKVTQFTTVSFITELNPEKPIQVTTNPEVEYKEHGSLPVYRMDIPVTKRKIIGETSPNPETAKYTVDYTIESNQFWLLDITGL; encoded by the coding sequence ATGAGCATCGGGAATTTTAAATTCAAGCGTAATAACGAAAGAACTCGTCAAAGAGGGATCGCAATTAATGAATCTCAGCGAGATGAAGCAGATAAAAAGAAAACTAAATTTATTCTCTACGCCATTTTGGTCTTAACAGCGCTGACATATTACGAAGTCAGTAATTCGGCGGATAACGCAAAAATCGTTATTGCACCTTTCGCTAGCGTAGATTCTGGTGATTTTTGGGTGACCGGAACAACAGCATCAGAGAGTTATGTTAATCGTATGGCTAAACTGGTCACCGCCTATTATGGGACGGTTTCGCCCACCACGGTGAAAAACTCTAACGCTTCTCTCCTGGCGATGGTTCATCCAACAAGAAGTGAAGCAATGAGGAAGAAATTCAACGAACGAGAGAAGAAGGTCACTCAGTTTACTACTGTCTCATTTATTACTGAATTAAACCCTGAAAAACCAATCCAGGTAACGACTAACCCTGAAGTTGAATATAAGGAACATGGCTCTCTACCTGTTTATCGCATGGATATCCCTGTTACCAAAAGAAAAATCATTGGTGAGACATCTCCAAATCCTGAAACAGCAAAATACACCGTAGATTACACCATCGAATCAAATCAATTTTGGCTGCTTGATATAACGGGCTTATAA
- a CDS encoding DsbC family protein: protein MQISKMFKPALLSLFILSGFVHAQNASGVAALNATETPAFKKLQEAQAGSIAEVKAAQDEFKQTFSQMNFTNFAESPVKGIYELHTGGNVIYFTPKSEDRKGVIIFGEMWDSNGVSLTNESKLKAIKSEWKKLPVGSAISIGDKNAPSYYEITDPDCPYCHSYHEWIKDYAKTNPVQRNLIFMLNPGHPEAPAKIEHIICSKDKEQAINDMFEQKPVALEKCPEAKGIIQQHQDIVKALGVNGTPSFVFDVNEEPELIVGFNKSKVMEAITTATDKVKAKANELIKQNSPQK, encoded by the coding sequence ATGCAAATTAGCAAAATGTTTAAACCTGCGTTATTAAGTCTATTTATTCTCTCCGGTTTTGTGCATGCACAAAACGCATCTGGTGTAGCAGCATTGAATGCAACCGAGACACCGGCATTTAAAAAGCTTCAAGAAGCTCAAGCTGGTTCAATTGCTGAAGTTAAAGCCGCGCAAGATGAGTTTAAACAGACTTTTTCTCAAATGAATTTCACTAACTTTGCTGAGTCTCCAGTGAAAGGAATTTATGAATTACATACTGGCGGCAATGTTATTTATTTCACCCCTAAATCGGAAGACCGAAAAGGGGTAATTATTTTTGGTGAGATGTGGGATTCAAATGGTGTAAGCCTGACGAATGAAAGCAAATTAAAAGCAATCAAAAGTGAATGGAAAAAACTTCCAGTGGGTAGTGCTATTTCAATCGGTGATAAAAATGCACCTTCCTATTATGAAATAACTGACCCTGATTGCCCTTACTGCCATTCCTATCATGAATGGATAAAAGATTACGCCAAAACTAATCCTGTACAACGCAATCTTATCTTTATGTTAAACCCTGGTCATCCAGAAGCACCGGCGAAAATTGAACACATCATTTGTTCTAAAGATAAAGAACAGGCAATTAACGATATGTTCGAACAAAAACCCGTTGCACTTGAAAAATGCCCCGAAGCAAAAGGCATTATTCAACAACATCAAGACATCGTTAAAGCATTAGGTGTGAACGGTACACCATCATTTGTATTTGATGTTAACGAAGAACCTGAACTCATCGTTGGATTTAATAAAAGTAAAGTTATGGAGGCAATAACTACAGCAACAGACAAAGTAAAAGCTAAAGCCAACGAGTTAATAAAACAAAACTCGCCCCAAAAATAG
- a CDS encoding ParB/RepB/Spo0J family partition protein: MSKKPITLNIPALESISRSASANQKNIAGQVFYVDPEECYVVVNPRKKYNEALIESYVKEFLDERQGQREPCTVYPKDDKGYRIHHGATRTLAGIKAKEAKPDWKLKIIIDPSLQNRSDFENYWEQGTNNVARDNMNLLDVANWIIECKALAKAEGKTLTQESIAKSIGQTGAWVSKVQALAELPDYLIKVYQNGETVDPWTLNSLLKIHKANESLCRAFIDSGEVDRSSAQKVLKAMSLDVLKAPTDSTKDSGHQAVNSQSLTNEVTSKENVATKNHNDEVAFDFVHAQKIEVMGGETGEAFIYLQPVDNQWISTAETTFAHEFNVAPSTSSNLKFASKEAAELAALVSLKSVAENILTQRRSLTEEESMDAEMLLSVIDIKLSTNGTENSGAAGSGKDKKNKPVKKIELQVAGRWNDTDCVILMKKAEQPNHVVIKLLSDSSIKEIAAEEFTLTGYFEGGQ; the protein is encoded by the coding sequence ATGAGCAAGAAACCTATTACTTTAAATATTCCAGCGCTTGAATCAATTTCGCGTTCAGCTTCCGCTAATCAAAAAAACATTGCCGGTCAGGTGTTCTACGTTGATCCTGAAGAGTGTTATGTCGTAGTAAATCCACGAAAAAAATATAATGAAGCGCTGATTGAGTCCTATGTCAAAGAGTTCTTAGATGAGCGCCAGGGACAGCGTGAGCCTTGTACCGTATATCCCAAGGATGATAAAGGTTATCGCATTCATCATGGTGCTACGCGTACCCTTGCAGGTATAAAAGCTAAAGAGGCTAAGCCTGATTGGAAGTTGAAGATAATAATAGATCCAAGTTTGCAAAATCGTAGTGATTTCGAAAATTATTGGGAACAAGGCACTAATAATGTTGCCCGAGATAATATGAATTTACTCGATGTTGCTAATTGGATAATTGAATGTAAGGCGTTGGCAAAAGCTGAAGGCAAGACCCTGACTCAAGAGTCTATAGCGAAGAGTATTGGTCAAACAGGGGCTTGGGTATCCAAAGTGCAAGCTCTTGCTGAGTTACCGGACTACCTAATTAAAGTATATCAAAATGGTGAAACGGTTGATCCCTGGACGCTCAACTCTTTATTAAAAATCCATAAAGCCAATGAAAGTTTATGCCGAGCCTTTATTGACAGTGGAGAAGTAGATCGCAGTAGTGCACAGAAAGTGTTGAAAGCAATGTCTCTAGATGTGCTGAAAGCACCTACAGACAGCACTAAAGATTCAGGACACCAAGCGGTTAATAGTCAAAGTCTAACAAATGAAGTTACTTCAAAAGAAAATGTTGCGACTAAAAACCACAATGATGAAGTGGCTTTTGATTTTGTGCATGCACAAAAAATTGAAGTGATGGGAGGAGAAACGGGTGAAGCATTCATATATTTGCAGCCTGTAGATAATCAATGGATCTCTACAGCTGAGACTACTTTTGCACATGAGTTTAATGTCGCACCTTCAACTTCATCTAACTTGAAGTTTGCGAGTAAAGAGGCCGCCGAACTTGCAGCTCTCGTGTCGTTAAAATCAGTGGCTGAGAATATCCTAACGCAACGCCGCTCTCTGACTGAAGAAGAAAGTATGGATGCTGAAATGCTTCTATCTGTGATAGATATAAAATTAAGCACCAATGGTACAGAGAATAGTGGGGCAGCAGGAAGTGGCAAAGATAAAAAGAATAAGCCAGTTAAGAAAATTGAGTTACAAGTTGCGGGACGCTGGAATGATACCGACTGTGTGATTTTGATGAAAAAAGCAGAGCAGCCAAATCATGTGGTGATCAAACTTTTATCTGATAGTTCAATTAAAGAGATAGCAGCGGAAGAGTTTACCTTAACTGGCTACTTTGAAGGCGGTCAATAA
- a CDS encoding ParA family protein, whose product MVQSVKSKKSLSSASLLHKKIVEAIRTARPIFGNSNDKGGVGKTTVTAHEAWYLASLGLKVLVIDFDKHITKMFFENVIPDLSEFARASDLFSDEGITKPIYEMPNHPNIWLLPAEHEMKGIDSRPMSDGIVVYPYFHLQSLRDDFDVIVIDTPPGEGNRQQAGLLACTHAVLVTEMGGLSIGGVGDAISITNELIDNINANNPGQNMTKPSYIVIPNKFNSRRSRHKDYLAQLKQLDVNLTPCINDRETFGISTDTAIPVWKFDDGNARLAAKEVKNVLNHIFLGVAQ is encoded by the coding sequence ATGGTTCAGTCTGTTAAGAGCAAGAAAAGTCTTTCGTCTGCTAGCTTGTTACATAAGAAAATTGTAGAAGCTATTCGTACTGCTCGTCCCATCTTTGGTAACTCTAATGATAAAGGTGGGGTTGGTAAAACGACAGTCACCGCGCATGAAGCTTGGTATTTAGCTAGCCTTGGCTTAAAAGTGTTGGTAATTGATTTTGATAAACATATAACGAAAATGTTTTTCGAAAATGTTATCCCTGATTTATCTGAGTTTGCGCGGGCCAGTGATCTCTTCAGTGATGAAGGCATTACAAAGCCGATTTATGAAATGCCCAACCACCCGAATATCTGGCTATTGCCTGCTGAACATGAAATGAAAGGCATTGATTCGCGTCCAATGAGTGATGGCATCGTTGTTTATCCATACTTCCATTTGCAATCTTTACGTGATGATTTCGACGTGATTGTAATTGATACCCCGCCAGGAGAAGGTAACCGGCAACAAGCAGGTCTGCTGGCATGCACTCATGCTGTTTTAGTTACTGAGATGGGGGGGCTTTCAATAGGCGGTGTAGGTGACGCCATTTCTATAACCAATGAACTTATTGACAATATTAATGCTAATAATCCAGGTCAGAATATGACGAAGCCCTCTTATATTGTCATTCCAAACAAATTTAACTCTCGTAGAAGCCGCCATAAAGACTATCTAGCACAACTTAAACAGCTAGACGTGAATTTGACACCGTGCATTAACGACCGTGAAACCTTCGGCATATCGACAGATACAGCGATCCCTGTCTGGAAATTTGATGATGGTAATGCCCGTCTAGCAGCTAAAGAAGTTAAGAATGTCTTAAACCATATTTTCTTAGGGGTGGCACAATGA
- a CDS encoding TraC family protein — protein sequence MLNVIGDLMDKYIFLRNHTTADNILDLNDRDSLSSFLPFVSYKEEIETESGEKIKSKAFFNIDNTIGWIWELTPLPFVGEDQLGKLHNIVKTRYPKGTVGQWILYPDHNLDDILDEYAACRVQGDPITDMNVKNTTQYLRNGAESGIHPQMNGIPVRNFRVFYTLKCEEMIREDLLSSIEQIFDTAGMAPRRLGATELIRWMSEFFCGKKFSGEYDPQRPLAKQMMSNDPAYDRSFDNDGYHEPLQDFSVTPNILGHRYGTCLFPNVIPQKDNNPLRTNELFGGYKGVIDDRGQIKYPFLYTLTIIYDDLQTEIANKASQTMFQRVGAGLVFALKERINEFSQMQQTLAQGGDFAYFIPQLWVFGKTKKDVRAAVSEAKDLWGNHKFELMPETNMSKVMYLTALPFGFYNIDNNLKNMDRFFFSDYENIARFLPVQGDFRGGGKPIQTYIGRKGQFIGLDMFDKRVNSHNFYVVAETGGGKSFLLNDLLDSYASCGAKIRIADLGASYKKLTHIRKGRYIDFALDKPMCMNPSDFYAKDIEDLEQSISAAVIIYSSCAYSFTGQTVNEVEANLLDQACHASHKKGNQESGVDDIIAFLRSGEWKSGQDISASAVQEIESQAQHLAFQLKSFSSIGQFKEFFIGKSEFNISQDEFVCVDLEKLKSQKQLFFPMIMQVMNAMTQDLYLSDRSQKSFILFEEIASMVKQQGNISMDGLASMVEEGYRRARKYRGAFGIVLQSPLDLLLLKGLGQVAQANAPFKYYLESKMYAEAVSKGVLPGIKGGFPLTLLESVKNARPRYGEVFIDSPLGMGVARLCVDKWRYWINTSDGDDVAQYNTLIQRGFQPVDALRQLSGVTL from the coding sequence ATGTTAAATGTAATTGGGGATTTAATGGATAAGTATATCTTCTTACGTAATCATACTACGGCAGATAATATCCTTGACTTAAATGATCGAGACTCTCTTTCAAGCTTTCTTCCATTTGTTTCTTACAAAGAAGAAATAGAAACTGAATCAGGTGAGAAAATTAAGTCAAAAGCATTTTTTAATATCGATAACACAATAGGTTGGATTTGGGAATTAACTCCGCTGCCATTTGTCGGTGAAGATCAGCTTGGCAAACTGCACAATATTGTTAAAACACGTTACCCCAAAGGCACCGTAGGACAATGGATACTTTATCCTGACCATAATTTAGACGATATACTTGATGAGTATGCCGCCTGTCGCGTTCAGGGTGACCCTATTACCGATATGAACGTTAAAAATACCACTCAATATTTACGTAATGGTGCAGAGAGTGGTATTCACCCCCAGATGAATGGTATCCCTGTTCGTAATTTTCGTGTTTTTTATACACTAAAATGTGAAGAGATGATTAGGGAAGATTTGCTCTCCTCGATTGAGCAGATCTTTGACACCGCAGGTATGGCCCCGCGTAGACTTGGGGCCACCGAACTTATTCGCTGGATGAGTGAGTTTTTCTGCGGAAAAAAATTTTCCGGTGAGTACGATCCACAACGACCACTCGCTAAGCAGATGATGTCTAATGATCCTGCTTACGACCGTTCATTTGACAACGATGGATATCATGAACCCCTACAAGATTTTTCTGTAACACCCAATATCCTTGGTCATCGCTACGGTACATGCCTATTTCCTAACGTTATTCCACAGAAAGACAATAACCCACTTCGTACTAACGAGCTATTCGGTGGGTATAAGGGGGTTATTGATGATCGGGGCCAGATTAAGTACCCATTCCTTTATACACTCACCATTATCTACGATGATTTGCAAACTGAGATTGCTAATAAAGCGTCTCAAACCATGTTCCAGAGAGTTGGCGCTGGGTTAGTCTTTGCGCTAAAAGAACGCATTAATGAATTTTCTCAAATGCAACAAACTCTCGCTCAAGGCGGTGATTTTGCCTATTTCATTCCACAGCTTTGGGTTTTTGGTAAGACTAAAAAGGACGTTAGGGCCGCTGTTTCTGAGGCTAAGGACTTATGGGGAAATCATAAATTTGAGTTAATGCCTGAGACTAACATGTCCAAGGTGATGTACCTAACTGCACTACCTTTCGGCTTTTATAATATAGATAACAATCTAAAAAACATGGATCGCTTCTTTTTTTCTGATTATGAAAATATTGCCCGATTCTTACCAGTTCAGGGCGACTTCAGGGGGGGCGGAAAACCAATACAAACTTATATTGGCAGAAAGGGACAGTTTATTGGCCTGGATATGTTTGATAAACGTGTCAACTCTCATAACTTCTATGTGGTGGCTGAAACTGGTGGTGGTAAGTCATTTTTACTTAATGACCTACTTGATTCCTACGCATCATGTGGGGCAAAAATAAGAATTGCGGATCTCGGGGCTTCTTATAAAAAGCTAACTCATATACGGAAAGGACGGTATATAGACTTTGCCTTAGATAAACCAATGTGTATGAATCCTTCTGATTTTTATGCCAAAGATATTGAAGACCTTGAGCAAAGTATATCGGCAGCAGTAATTATTTACTCTTCCTGTGCTTATTCATTTACTGGTCAGACTGTAAATGAAGTAGAAGCCAATTTACTTGATCAAGCTTGCCATGCAAGCCACAAAAAAGGTAATCAAGAAAGCGGCGTTGACGATATCATTGCTTTTTTAAGAAGTGGCGAGTGGAAATCAGGGCAAGATATATCCGCTTCAGCTGTTCAAGAAATAGAGAGCCAAGCACAACACTTAGCATTCCAGTTAAAAAGTTTTAGCAGCATTGGGCAATTTAAAGAATTTTTCATTGGAAAATCTGAATTTAATATTTCTCAAGATGAATTTGTCTGCGTCGATTTAGAGAAGTTGAAAAGTCAGAAACAATTATTCTTCCCTATGATCATGCAAGTTATGAATGCCATGACCCAAGACTTGTACCTTTCTGATCGCAGCCAAAAAAGTTTTATTCTGTTTGAAGAGATTGCCTCAATGGTTAAACAGCAGGGTAATATTTCTATGGACGGACTCGCCTCGATGGTTGAAGAAGGCTACCGTAGAGCACGTAAATATCGTGGTGCATTTGGCATTGTACTTCAATCCCCACTTGATCTCTTACTGCTAAAAGGGCTGGGCCAAGTTGCGCAAGCTAACGCCCCGTTCAAGTATTACCTTGAATCTAAAATGTACGCTGAAGCAGTATCAAAAGGCGTCCTACCTGGTATTAAAGGTGGCTTCCCACTCACACTCCTAGAATCAGTCAAAAATGCACGTCCTCGCTATGGTGAGGTCTTCATTGATAGTCCTTTAGGAATGGGCGTAGCGCGTCTTTGCGTCGATAAATGGCGTTATTGGATTAATACCTCGGACGGTGATGACGTAGCCCAATACAACACTCTTATCCAGCGTGGATTCCAACCTGTGGATGCTTTGCGCCAGTTATCCGGCGTGACGCTATAA
- a CDS encoding TraK domain-containing protein: MNKLLLICALSLTSAVATAKVNNISTQRVLPEVSTTVTLSNRDVNRIVCESGEAVKPVFSKEKPMKVEIGADRKTFFVKFLFLQSAGGNQYYSEPTELYLTCGNATFELIINPQHEAARKVLLGSGTANTIKENQKLFSALSLEETATQLSISVMKDANDSGLGLPPTFEQQAINGSWEKASADRRGVAVPIELKKDREVNVEGTGLKATQFTIRALRNVQLSEMMFLNTRYGKNIFAITLESLSLSSGQMTSLVIIEREGL, from the coding sequence ATGAATAAACTACTCCTAATTTGTGCTCTCAGTCTTACCTCTGCTGTGGCGACGGCAAAAGTAAATAACATCAGTACCCAACGGGTTCTTCCTGAAGTCTCGACCACTGTTACATTAAGCAACCGTGATGTTAATCGCATTGTTTGTGAATCTGGCGAAGCTGTGAAGCCCGTTTTTAGTAAAGAAAAACCCATGAAAGTAGAAATTGGTGCTGACAGAAAAACCTTCTTTGTTAAGTTCCTATTTCTACAGAGTGCGGGAGGAAACCAATATTACTCCGAACCAACAGAATTATACTTAACCTGTGGTAACGCTACATTTGAACTTATTATTAACCCACAACATGAAGCTGCCAGAAAGGTTTTATTGGGTTCAGGAACAGCCAATACCATTAAAGAGAATCAAAAGTTATTTTCAGCCCTGTCTTTGGAAGAAACTGCAACGCAATTATCAATTAGCGTGATGAAAGATGCTAACGATTCTGGTCTTGGACTTCCTCCAACCTTTGAACAGCAAGCAATAAATGGCAGTTGGGAAAAAGCATCGGCTGATCGTCGCGGTGTAGCTGTTCCTATCGAATTAAAAAAAGACAGAGAAGTGAATGTTGAAGGAACAGGTTTAAAAGCGACTCAATTCACCATTCGAGCCTTACGTAATGTTCAACTATCAGAAATGATGTTTTTAAATACTCGCTACGGAAAAAATATATTCGCCATAACATTAGAATCTTTGTCATTAAGTTCAGGGCAAATGACTTCGCTCGTTATTATTGAAAGGGAAGGTCTATGA
- a CDS encoding TraB/VirB10 family protein: protein MMSNKNIVENNKTTLLDKSKSWYYSKSSADRKKIVKYGTIASFIIIIFGFYYASGKAETINKPIPKTSVVADIAEDKLLKDDVVAQLQGDIKDSNAKITDDVAKKIQDMINKGEFKLAPTPPVNLAEANISPVKENNELGSTTGNPVEFSYPQPLSESSPVSSDNSTPVDGTTPPDAGPIWLGDIAIDNSAFTQPPAEVNTEKKNQIQLPVGFMKAHLLVGVNALTGEFGAENPQTVMFRVQAPAQLPNFIKMNLSGCFSVANVTGNLSMERIIALPISMHCITRDKRFIVEGSIKGFVSDRDGKRDMSARVVSRAGPLLASTIFAKSIEGFANVVGSQGVTQNVSALGSVNTIKNEDLAKTAATQGLAGGLSEVGKYLLDLAKQTAPALETGSGKDVMLFIQETATLEIKEVRIK from the coding sequence ATGATGAGTAACAAAAATATAGTTGAGAACAATAAAACCACCCTTTTGGATAAGTCTAAGTCTTGGTATTACTCTAAGTCTTCAGCTGACAGAAAAAAAATCGTTAAGTATGGCACTATTGCCAGTTTCATAATTATTATCTTTGGTTTCTACTACGCTTCAGGTAAGGCCGAAACAATAAATAAGCCAATACCTAAAACATCAGTTGTTGCTGATATAGCCGAAGATAAGTTATTAAAAGATGATGTTGTCGCACAATTGCAAGGCGATATAAAAGATAGTAATGCAAAAATCACTGACGATGTAGCAAAAAAAATACAGGACATGATCAATAAGGGGGAGTTTAAACTTGCTCCCACACCACCAGTAAACTTAGCTGAAGCAAATATTTCTCCTGTTAAAGAGAATAATGAACTGGGTTCAACTACTGGAAATCCGGTTGAATTTTCATATCCTCAACCCTTAAGTGAGTCTTCACCGGTATCTTCAGACAATAGTACACCGGTAGATGGGACTACGCCGCCCGATGCTGGCCCTATTTGGCTAGGTGATATTGCGATAGATAACAGTGCATTTACCCAGCCTCCGGCAGAGGTAAATACCGAAAAAAAGAACCAGATCCAGTTGCCGGTTGGATTTATGAAAGCCCACCTTTTAGTAGGCGTTAATGCGTTAACCGGCGAATTTGGCGCAGAAAATCCCCAAACAGTAATGTTTAGGGTTCAAGCACCGGCGCAATTGCCTAACTTCATTAAAATGAATCTTTCTGGTTGCTTCTCTGTGGCTAACGTCACCGGCAACCTATCGATGGAACGTATCATTGCACTGCCAATCAGCATGCATTGTATAACCAGAGACAAGAGGTTCATCGTTGAAGGATCAATAAAAGGATTTGTCTCTGATCGTGATGGTAAACGTGATATGTCCGCTCGTGTCGTTTCCCGTGCGGGGCCATTGCTTGCTTCTACTATATTTGCAAAAAGCATTGAGGGTTTTGCTAACGTAGTTGGCTCACAAGGTGTTACCCAAAACGTCTCCGCTTTAGGCTCCGTGAATACCATTAAAAATGAAGATCTCGCTAAGACGGCAGCAACACAAGGTTTAGCCGGTGGCTTAAGTGAAGTCGGGAAATATCTATTAGACCTCGCCAAACAAACAGCACCAGCCCTGGAAACAGGTTCGGGTAAAGATGTCATGTTGTTTATTCAAGAAACCGCAACGCTTGAAATTAAAGAAGTTCGGATTAAATAA